GAATTCTCGAACTTTTAAATTACACATATGGCAGTATTAGTGTACATCATTGCCTTGTACTAAAGGGTCACATATTTGACATTCACTACTATTTTGGTGCAATGCATTTTGTTTTGCTGAGTTTTGAAgcatggagtttttatgcactATATTTACAtttgtttttttgttctttaaaGCATAGTTTATTTGCTAGAATAATatgattatattaattatcaattagaTAATTGGTGTTGAGCAGCATAATAATCTTAGTCAAATGTTTTTAATGCTATaatgttagtttttttatttgtttattttatatctattatatataacCTATTTGACTACTATTTCTAATCTAATTAATGCATACAATGGAGATATGGAGAAATTTAGTAGACAAGTTtttgttcttaaaattttttttgttatatacgtatattcatcttttttttttggcatgcaacttttaaaatttgaactcGAGATCCCTTAGTTATAATATAAGATGTTTACCATCTTAACTAATTACATACATATTTATTACTTATGATGcatatttaacaaattaaagagTTTAAATTAATAGACACATTattgtttattaatataataaatataataggaATTATCTACTTATATATAATGAGATCAAGAGGATCTTGATGTATATTGTAACATGAGTCAATAGCATTAGTTAGTTAGATAAATTAAgttattagttagttaattagtttaatCAATACTAGAAAAatagttattacagacggatattttcgacggattttatcccacgGAAATACAGACGGAATTTCAGAGGGATATTTtgttggaaaacaaaaaaaatgaattagcataaattataTACGGAAAAGAGAATCCGTCGATAAATCCATcggaaaaatgatttttttccgtaaaaaattgttacagacaaaaaatccgtctgtaattaaataaacaaaatgttgtgttttattaaattattacagacgaaaaatccgtctgtaatttaaaatttttcgtcggaaatattaaaataaagatttgaCCAAACGAGCTCTTCCTCATTTCATTTCCCGTGTCTCTTCCCCGCACCTCCAGGCCCATCCCCTCCAAATGCTCTATCGGTAGCGCGTCTTAGCCTTGCACCGCCGTCTTACCTTGTGCCGCCGTCGCACCGAACCTCAATTGCACTGAACTTCCATCGCCGCGAAACTCTGTCATACCCCTTTCCGGCTCTTCTCTGTGTGTTGCTGGTTCCCTTTCGAACCCTAATATGCATTTCTCCGCCACCGTCTTCGTCGCCTCCGTCCTTATCCTCTTCACCTTCTCCTGCGTTCACTCTTTCTACCTTCCCGACGACGCCCCTCGAGATTTTCAAACCGTACGTCTtccatttttctctctttctgaGATTCGCGTTCTCCTTTCTCTTATTCGAatttatgtgctacttgtttcattaatttctttatcaaagatatTCTCACAGAAATCACAAGTGCATTTCTTGCTTGTGTGTTGCTTAGTTGATGTGTTTTTCTCTTCGATCTCGCCTCAACCGTGCAGGTAACCTAATCAGAAGGAGGTGCTGTAAGgtttttgttgtattttattGATGTATTTTGTTGTTGCTATGaggtttttttcaattttcatacaGTATGGATAACATTATAGTAAAGAGTACTACTACTttgggttatatatatataataatgctTTTTCTGTCATTGAAACATGAAATAGTAGCAGCAGGAGATAACAATTACAATGATCCATActtttgtttgaattttgaagaaatttgATGGTGCATGCAGTAGCTGGGATTGATAAACCCTAGGATTGTGATTTAATTAGAGGTCAGTTTATTCTTCTTCAAGCCCTTAATGATTTACAATCATagttattatttgtttatttatttattgtttgattatttctggattttttttagaattttaagatTTAGTAATTACCTTTTCCCTCAGTAAGCAAATGtaagttttaaatttatatagttCTATTGTGACTTTGTGAGCTTAAGTTGCAGATTCCATAGTTTAGAAAGTACAATAAAACTTTGGAAGGTTTGCTTCTTTTGTCgaaattttggtttttatgtaaaatacaAAGCTATAATATCTTAATGGTGCAACATAGGAAGTGATTTTTGCTTGGCAGAGTAGATTAGAGCTTTATAACATTGTCAGACAATTCGCTCTCCTGGTTTATATATAACCATTATTTCTGTTTTGGCTTATGCCGCTGCAGCACTTGTGGAAGCACTCTCTGCATCATACACTATTATCCTAGTATTTTCAAAGCTATATCTCCTCactatattttctatttcttttggaGAAATGGAAAAGCTGGCTGGCTTTTACTTGGTGGTACTGTCTTTTGCATTACAGGTATGTGTGTCTCTTATCATCTTGATAATATTCATCATCATTGTCCATTGATACAGAAGTAGGAATATTATCAACTTGGCATGCCTTGGTTTGGCTATTGACTAAATTTTCTATATGAGAATTGTGCAAAGAGAGACTTGCAACTTAATGTTACTGGTGGTTTCTGAAAtgttttggattgattttatttgatttggatctgaaatttaaagagagaatgaaaaaaatttgatttctttttattgtgTTAGGAATACGGGAAGCACAGATGCCAAGTGGAAATTGGCTGATCACCCAAAGCTGccaaaggaaaattaaagccAGTTGCTGTGGTGGTTTTGGATGGATGGGGTGAGGGCAACGCTAATCAATACAACTGTATCCACACTGCTGAAACTCCAACCATGGATTCCTTCAAAAAGGTAgatatatagatatagataCTACATGGTATATGCACCCTTTTGTGGAAtctgaaatctttttctttttgcataTATTATGATATATTCATTCATATAATGATAAGATCTAAGATTGGTCCCCTTTTTCAGGGTGTATATGTTTGCTTGAAGCCTCATGGAAAAAGTGCTAGAGACGGCTTTCTGATATATATATTTGAGTTCTGCTAACTGAACTTTGGAGTGAAAGTTTTATATAGTTCTGCTAACTGAAAGGAAAGAGCTTCTCAAGACCCAGTTGGTGGGAAAGTCCAGTGTTACCTCCAATGTTGCAGCCTCTTTCATTGAGACACTTGAAGCCAATGAGCTTCTCAAGGTATCAATTTCAATTTCCCTGTTAAttgtgttgttattgttgttggagGAACATGCTTGAGAGATTGTCTCGCTTCAGTATTGTTATGCttaccatgtgtttgatgaatcTGAGAGAGATGGAAAAGAACAGAACTTGTTTTCTGTGTTTCCTTTTCCCAATTCACAAGATTTAGGTACTTTTTCTCTTGGATTGCTTATGAAATTGGGTGTAAGTTTTCTCATGTTTTGCATTTGTGATTGGTAGTATTTTTCCTTGCTTGAAGTTGTTAGTTATTATTAAACCACTGTTTTGTGCTTAATATAATTGATGAGTACGACTTGTATGTACTACTTCATGACCAATAAACTTTCTTATATTAGATGACCAATTCTGCCTTTTGTTACTGCTGAGGACCAGAAAACTGCCATGGCCAAGGCTTCTAAGGCATGTGCCTTTCTCAGGAGATGTCCTTCACTAACACTGGGTTCCATGTTGGAGGAGATTGCTGCTATTCTTCCTGGCCATGAATTTGCTTCTGTGAGTGACATTCAGTTAaactcttcatcttcatcatcatattaattttttctacTCATTCTTATGTAACCATGTTTTTACATTCTTATGTTGCATCTATGCTTTATTTTCCTTAAGTACATTTCTAATCTTTTCTTCGTCTCAGTGATATTCTTCTTTTATCAAAAGATACAAAAATTCACCCCACTGTTTCCTTAATAACTGCTTTATTGCCTGTCTTTGAGTTTGGTCATTAACTTTATCTGTTGCATCATGTAGATTTTGTTGTCAAACATGGCTTATGCAGATGACGACGAatctcttgttgaagctgaggTTCTCTCCTTTCTTTCTCATTAATAAGTCTTTTTTCTCAATATATTAAAGAACGATTTTTGGTTAACTTTACATTCTTTTTGCCATGGCTGAGGTATTCTGTTGTTTGGTTCTGATGACTTTAATCCTTGGCAGAAGGTGTAATTATgggaaaaatttaatttaacttgTTTGAAGTTTGATTAAATCATGCTATCATCAGTTTGTGTAATTTTTGTTTCAATACTTTGGTAGTGTTTGGATTGTCTCTGATATTTAAGCGGACGGTTGGTATAGATCTTAGTACAGGTTTACACTAATAATAATTTCTATTAAATTTGCACAGTTGGATTATTTATAGTGTATGCTTTGATTTACCTTGAATTATGACTCCTATTTGTAAAAGAGTGTACCAAAAATCCATTTCTTCAATGCCAGGTTTAAGGAACAAATAGGAGATGTTTTAGCTGCTCGCGCTGCATATATTCAGCAGACTGGTAAAGAGTCAGATTTTGATTTTGTGCAGAATGTTATATCAAGAGCCAATATGGAGAAACGTTTGGTATGCAATTAGCCTTTGCTACAATTGAAGAAAGCTTTACTCTTTTATGATAAGCTGATACAAAAAAGATGACTACATGCGCAACCTGTTACATTTTTATTGCAGGGAAATATGGAGTCAGCTTGTGGTATATACAAAGAAGCAATAGAGATGGTTGTAGCTGAAGAGAATTTACAGCATGCCCTCCCTAATTTATATGTCCATTTCTCTCACCTAAAATATATGGTACGTGacatatttatcattttttgttgaattttcatTCTAAAAGGCTAAGCATCATTCTAGCATCATCGTTTCAGAGCCTAAAATATTGCTTGATTATCTTCAGGCCCTGAAATCCTCAGAAGAGTCTTTAAGAGAGCAGGTTTAGAATCTAATCTGCCTTTTTTTTCTGTTGATGTAGTTCATTATCCATTGATGGTAAATTCTGGTGCACTCTGATATTGGATGGTCTGCTTATGGTTATTGGGCTGATATCTTTGTTTATGTTGTCTATAATAGATGTTTGTTTGGGATGCTTGCAAGGATCTGACCTTGATTattttaatggtagttgctgcAGCTTCATTAGTACTGGGGATAAAATCTGAGGTGAGAAAATGTGGTAgagtaaattttaaatgttgAGAAATAGGTTGATTAGGAATATGTTTTTAAATGTTGAGAAATAGCCAAATAGGTTTTCATCCATagaagaattaattttatatttcaggGTATTAAGGAAGGATGGTATGATGGTGGAAGCATTGCTTTTGCAGTTATTCTTGTTATTGTTGTTACAGGTACTATGCCAATATTTTGTCTTTGTAAAGTTTCTAATAAAGCATTCAAACATGTTCTATGGTTCTGTTTCTcaacttgatttttttatataactttgTTATATATTATGGAGGTTATCACTTATCACAATAGTTACATCTGTAGTAATATTATCGTTTGAAGTGCGCAtcactctctttctttttccgcTTCCTTTTGTAGCTACAAGTGATTATAAGCAGTCTCTTCAGTTTCGGGACCTAAATGAGGAGAAGAGAAACATTCGTTTGGAGGTTTGATTTTTGCTTCTCTGTACTtctttattattactattattattatagcatcctccttatcatatttatatttcttttttcaatctttaaattttctctcTGCATGAGAAGGTAATTAGAGGAGGTAGAAAAGTTGAGATCTCAATCTAGTATGACTGGGGAGAGCAATATTGTAAGTGTTTTTTCCATTATGtgcttaataagaaaaattacttGTCTCATTTCTTAAGTTTGATAATCATTTTCCTTTTTGCAGGTTGAAAAGAATTCTAAGAACCCTATTCTGATATCTGGTTGTAAAGCTGCAGATGGCAGTGGTGTTATGTTCGTAATGTTTTACTTTCTTTTgccatgtgtgtgtgtgtgtgtgtgtgtattgaTTGCCATGTGTGTGTTTACTTTTTTTGAAATTCCTCTCATGATTTATGAACTGAGTAACTCAAATCTTGTCTTTTTCCCAGTAATGGCTTTGGGATCCGATGATGCTCTTAAGAGTGTTGGTTTAGTCTTAGCAGGTAATAACTAATAAGTGTTTATCATAAAatgcaaaattttaattttgattctgAGGTTGTAGTAAATTCAATAATCACTTTTATTTCTAATGATATAAATGTTTTCAGGACTTACCAACTGAATCTGGAATTGTGATCCCCCTATGTTCACTTGATGAACCAAGCTCACAAGATTTTGAGGACAGTTATATAGTCTTGTTATTTGCATAACTTAGTATAGTTGAACAATACATTgagtttatattttgaattatagTTGATGTATCAACACACTTTGATGTATGGTTGTTACTTATTATTATAGTTGATGATCAATacattttgtttatgttttgaattatattgacttgcttgtttatagtatttttcttttagtttgataatatgatgaatttgtttattttttgaaatattataaatatttgaatacaaattagataaaaatttgtattaaagttatatttattttgtatgaaaacaagcttattttgtaattagaaaaataaaaaaaaattattttaccttactgacggatttacagatggattttctgtctgtaattagaGTATGAGATGATTTTCCAAAGTTCAAATTATAGACAAAAAATCTgtcgaaaaatccgtctgtaattacagacgaaaaatctgtcTGAAAATCTGTCTGCAAATCTATAATTATAGACGGAAAATCTGTCTGAAAATCTGtttgtaattacagacagaaaatccgtttgaaaatttttctgtaattacagacaaaaaatccgtctgaaaatccgtctgtaattacagacaaaaaattcGTCGGAAAGTTCGTCGCCTTCAAAAAATGGAGGGAGAATTTACAGaggaaaaatccgtcggtaactaGTAAAAATTCGTCCGTAATTTTCCGACGGAAAAAAAATTCGTcgataaataatttttgacggggcttttacagagggacaaaatccgtcggtaaccaaaaatccgtctgtaataaagactaaatatgtctgtaaatctgtctgtattaatccattttctagttgtgaaTGTGGTGCCGTCTGTTAAAATTGTAGTTCTTGTGTaattatataaagataaatatgtAATGTAAAAATGATGACGAATGAATAACAACTTTTATCTTTATCAAATTCTCTCTTTCTAGCTCATCTTCTTTAATTCTCTGATTGACAATTCCAATTTATCAAcaacttctttatttttttcctttctctttgttcatctcTTTCTTACTTCCTTCTCCAAGTTCTTCACTCTTCGCTCTCGGACTCACTTAACAGAGATTGATAAGAGCCTAAATCTCTCCAATCATGCAATTTCACATAGTGCGATAAGCATACAGGAGAGATCGTAGCTCCGATCAACGAGACCAAGAGTGAAAGATCTGAATTTGAAATCGAACCAAATTCATTGATTACCTTCCTCTTTTGCTTACTTTTCATTTGAAGCTGTTATACCTAATTCTTTAATCATTTCTTGAATCTACACCAATTTCTCAATTGACGATGCCCACTAATCAATCAAATCCTGCTGTTCCTATGGATGCATATTCAACTACGAATTTCTTGAGTCAAATTTCTGCAATTGTAAATCCGATGCAAGATCCAGTAAGTCCCTGTTCCATTCATCCAAGTGAAAGTTCGGGTAATCCTCTCATTCCTATTAAATTGAATGTGATGGACACCCGTGGACTATGTCGGAAGAGATTTTCTCAATGAAgttgcgttgcaagtatagctctaccaacaacaatcttcgaggatcaaatttagaaaggaattgattgtcacaagttcaaccccaataaagtaaccaaagtattcaaacctcgggtcgtctcacaaggaatgggcaaacatgtgcttcaacattggttagaaatccggggttgtaagtcatgagcaagaaagtaaactagaaATCTTAGCAAACAAGTAATCTAAAGTGCAAAGAACTAATTCAAATAACTAATTCAAATAACTAAGTAAGATGTGAGAAATTTCAAACTAAGAAGacaatattcaatttaattctaaaACAATAACTATAACTAAGGCAAGGCAATAAAGATTTTTGGTTTTCCaaataagaatgataaaaaCAACTCTTGGCTAGACATGAAAATTTGGGTCACTATCCTCgtctaataaccatatcttgacaattatgaggaggCAAACTCATTAAATCTACTTCTATACTTGAAGTAAGTTAAATTGTTTGGTCAACATCTACCCATAAGGtctaacctcactactaattaacctagtagtagattagtgtcaatggctatcaaattgaccactaagggttcccaaatcatcaaatccattagacccaatgactcaagtttaCCCAATTCCCTTGGCCTAAGCCAAGAGTAAAAAGAACTACTCTATAATCAAGGTAAACAATTCATCAAATACATGGTAAGCATTAACAAAAGACATGTTCAAATTGCAATtggattgaaattaacaaatacCCACTAACAAATATCAACTTACAATcactcaaacaacacaattaatCATAGAAATCATCAATGCAACATCAACAAATCAAGATCTATAACATTCATGCAATGGGTATAAAGTGACAATTGACAAGAATCCATAAACTAACACAAGATCTAAGCAAAATTATACTaagaaattcaaattaaacaatcaaAACTAGTAATTAACAAGATCCAATTCAGAGTTCAACAAGGGAAGatcaaattaaagctagatctagagaagaacaagggtttctctctctagaagaacaaagaacccaaaaaactagaaaatgtgTCTTAGTGTAAAATGATTGATCTCCCCCTTCTCCCTAGCATCTTCGGGTCTTTTTCATGCAGAAACAGCTTGAAATTGGGCCTTATGAGCCCcagaaatcgccaggcacgattttctttaatgaggtcacgtgcaaCTTCCCGCGCGCGCCGATTGCTTTGgtgatccacgcgtgcgcgtcggttGGAATTCTCTGGCCTGCACGGATGCGTCCATCCTTGTGCGCCGCTTCCAGCTATCctcatccatgcgtgcgcgtgatgtaTGCGTGCGCGTCGGTGCTGCAGTTCTCAAAATCCAAATCTTCATGTTCCTTCATCTTGTGCAtactttctttctctcttctaggccattcttaccctattaattctgaaatcactcaacaaatatgtcacggtatcgaatggcaataaagaggatcaaaatatagcaattctaaggcaaaataagcatgttttctatcatggagcaatattagaaagtgaacacaaaaccatgcatttcttgtgaataagttcgagaaatattgataaaaactcccaaattaagcacaagataaaccacaaaattggggtttatcagaaTGCAAGCAATTATAGTTCATGGAGTAGAGGCATGCTTTTAGCTCTGAAATCAAAGAACAAGTTGAAATTTACCGATGGATCCATTGTGAAACCGAATGAACTCGATCCACTAtttgaagcatgggagaggtgTAATACTTATTTGGTGTCATGGATAACTGTGTCCCCCAATCCAAAAATCTTAGAAAGTGTGATTTGGAACAACAATGTCTCATACTTGTGGAAAGAATTGAAACAAATTAAAGGTACTATCAAAGTGACAAATTCAAAGTTACTGAGTTACAAGAAAATATCTTTCAACTCAGGCAAGGAGATGCAACTATAACAGCCTACTACATGAAGCTACAATCAATTTGGGAAGACTTGAATAATTTCAGGCCAATTCCAGAATACACTCATTGTGTACAATCATGCATATGTAGACTGAATGCGATGCAAAAATTCAGAAGAGAGAATTACACAACAAGATTTTTGAGAGGTCTTAATGACCAATATACTGCTGTTTGATTGCAACTACTGTTGATGACTCTTGTGCCCGATATAAATACTGCATTCTTCATATTGATACAACATGAAAGACAATTCAATGATTGCCAAGATTCAAAAATCTTCTTTAACAAAACAGTACCTTCTTATCAGCCAAATGATGAAAGAAATAGAGAGAGAGGCCGAGGCAGAAGGAGATACCAGAATGCAATGCACATTCTATGACAAATCTGGACATACTGTTGATACATGCTACAAAAAGCATGGCTTGCTACCCCCACTAAAGGCAACAACAAATTGGCAGCATCAATTTCACTGATGTTGAACCACATGCTGAGAAGAGAAATGATGATCTCAGCCAAGTCAGTCTAGGCAATTGCCACAAGAAAGCTAGTAAGGAGCCAAGTTATGATCTCAATTCACACCAAAAGAAAGCAATTATCAAGTTTTTCAAAGGACAAGAGGCTCAACAGCAACCTCGAGTCACAACCCAGGTTCAACACTCTCCAAACACTACTCTCAAGAATCAAGGTAAAActgtttttttaaaatacagtAGCAACATTTCATCCTTTGTTACTGCAAAATCCCTCCTCTGGGTCATAGACACAGAGGCCACAGATTATGTTACTTTTGACAGAAATGACTTTTATTCACACTACCAAGTAGAACCTATAATTATTAGATTGCCTAATGGTATCCACACGACTAGTAGCATCATTGACACCATTAGATTTTCTAATCAATTGTTTCTTTCAAATGTGCTATTCATTCCAACCtttgaatttaaattgatttctgTTTCAAAATTAACTCATGAATTAAAGTGTCAAATGCTAATTGATAATAAAATCTGTGAGATTCAGGACCAAGCTACTTCAAAGAGGATTGGAGTAGCTAAATATGCTAATGGTATCTATACAATGGATAGACAATCTTTTAATTCTAATTCTGTAACACACAATAATCATAGCATGCATAATTCAGCAAAGCTGCCACTCACTTGTGCAACAGCATTTTCCACAAATAGCAATACTACAACTTGCATTGTATCATCAGTTCAAATAAATGCACTTTGGCATACTAGATTAGGTCATGTCcctcaaaatagattacaaaTAATGCACAAAACTCATTCCTTCATTGATTGTAATGAACAAATAAATCCATGTACCTCATGTCATTTAGCAAAACAAAAACGCTTACATTTCTCTTATTGTAATTCTAAATCTAGTATTTGTTTTGCTTTGCTGCATCTTGATATCTAAGGACCAATTTCAGTTTCTTCTATTCATGCTCACAAATATTTTCTAACCATAGTTGATAACAAGAGTAGATACACCTagattttttgtatgaaagcaAAGTCCGAAACTTcaaatttagttaaaaacttTCAAACTGAATTCAATAAAACTATCAAGTGCCTAAGGACTAACAATGGTCCTGAGTTCACTATGTAATTATTTTATGCATTCCAAGGCATTGTGCATCACACTTCATGTGTTAAAATTCCACAGTAAAATAGTATAGTGGAGAGAAAACACCAACACATTTTAGGGGTGGCTAGAGCATTGCTATTCCACTCATCTATGCCAAAAATGCTTTTAGAGTTTTGCTGTAAAACATGCTGTGCATATCATCAACATACTGCCAAGTCAATTTTTCAATGAGAAATcaccttttgaatttttttttcaaccaCATCCTTGATCTGTctaatttaaaagtttttagGTGTCTTGCATATACATCAACTCTTACAAATGGAAGAACTAAACTAGACCCAAGAGCACAAAGATGTTCTTTCCTCGGATTTAAAGAAAGAACAAAAGGATTCACACTTATTGACCTGAAAACCAAAAGAATTTTTATATCTAGAGATGTTATTTTCTATGAAAGTCATTTTCCATATTCTACACACGATTATGGTCTGCACAATCGCACGGAAATTTTACAGCAAATACAAATCAACCAACCTTGTAATTTTGATCCATTCACCTATGACACATGCCTCAAACTCATGTTCCACTTGCACATCACCAAAaccatcaaaattttttaacaccaCCAAATTCGAATTCTGAATTTGTTGATTACACCATTAATGAACTTGCACATTTAGTACACATTATTGAAGAACCACAAAATCATAGTTTACATGCATCACatcaaaatttccaaccacTTGAACATAGAAAATTCACACGAATTAAAAAGTTGCCAACCTATCTCAAGGATTATCATTGTAAAGTGAATAATTTGGTTTCTGGTTCCACTAATCCTCTTTGCAGGTATCCTATTTCGTagcaaattttttataatgcaCTCAGTCCAAAACACAAAGTTTTTTCTTTGGTTGTTGCTACAAATATTGTTCCTAGTAACTATGAGGAAGCTGTTGCTCATCCTTGCTGGAGAGAAGTTATACAAAGCGAACTTGAGGCTCTGAAGAAGAATCAAACTTGACAAATCACAACACTCCCTCATGGAAAGAGAGCCATAGGCTACAAGTGGGTATTCAGGATTAAATTCCTTCCCGATGGAACTATCGAAAAATACAAAGGCAGGTTG
This sequence is a window from Arachis duranensis cultivar V14167 chromosome 2, aradu.V14167.gnm2.J7QH, whole genome shotgun sequence. Protein-coding genes within it:
- the LOC107473196 gene encoding calcium-transporting ATPase 8, plasma membrane-type-like isoform X2, with the protein product MAKASKACAFLRRCPSLTLGSMLEEIAAILPGHEFASILLSNMAYADDDESLVEAEMFVWDACKDLTLIILMVVAAASLVLGIKSEGIKEGWYDGGSIAFAVILVIVVTATSDYKQSLQFRDLNEEKRNIRLEVIRGGRKVEISI
- the LOC107473196 gene encoding calcium-transporting ATPase 8, plasma membrane-type-like isoform X1; translated protein: MNLLLFCCQTWLMQMTTNLLLKLRFKEQIGDVLAARAAYIQQTGKESDFDFVQNVISRANMEKRLGNMESACGIYKEAIEMVVAEENLQHALPNLYVHFSHLKYMMFVWDACKDLTLIILMVVAAASLVLGIKSEGIKEGWYDGGSIAFAVILVIVVTATSDYKQSLQFRDLNEEKRNIRLEVIRGGRKVEISI